One region of Pedococcus aerophilus genomic DNA includes:
- a CDS encoding lysophospholipid acyltransferase family protein translates to MRLRGDALAALEDKASRAVMRHVLIGPPLRLLTGLRVEGRSNVPRDGALIVASNHLSFIDSIVIPLASGRQVHFLGKAEYFQGTGLRGGAVRWFHSTAGTIPVDRSDPRAAMKSLELGEEILRSGEAFGVYPEGTRSPDGRLHRGRTGVARMALNTGAVLLPCAVIGTDKVQPAGSNGFRPGKVTVRFGQPIDVAGLSSQFQKAALLRAVTDATMDAIGELSGQERSGVYASDLKAASPSA, encoded by the coding sequence GTGAGGCTGAGGGGCGACGCGCTCGCGGCGCTGGAGGACAAGGCGAGCCGTGCGGTCATGCGGCACGTCCTCATCGGGCCTCCGCTGCGACTGCTCACCGGCCTGCGGGTCGAGGGGCGCTCCAACGTCCCGCGGGACGGTGCGCTGATCGTCGCGTCGAACCACCTGTCCTTCATCGACTCCATCGTCATCCCGCTCGCCTCAGGTCGGCAGGTGCACTTCCTGGGCAAGGCGGAGTACTTCCAGGGCACGGGTCTGCGCGGCGGTGCGGTTCGGTGGTTCCACTCGACCGCGGGCACGATCCCGGTCGACCGGTCCGATCCCCGTGCTGCGATGAAGTCCCTGGAGCTTGGCGAGGAGATCCTGCGCTCGGGGGAGGCGTTCGGGGTCTACCCCGAAGGCACCCGCTCGCCCGACGGCCGCCTCCACCGCGGCCGCACCGGCGTCGCTCGTATGGCGCTCAACACCGGTGCCGTCCTGCTTCCGTGCGCAGTCATCGGGACCGATAAGGTCCAGCCGGCGGGGTCGAACGGGTTCCGTCCGGGGAAGGTGACGGTCCGGTTCGGTCAGCCGATCGACGTGGCTGGGTTGTCGTCGCAGTTCCAGAAGGCGGCTCTGCTCCGGGCGGTCACCGACGCCACGATGGACGCGATCGGCGAACTGTCCGGCCAGGAGCGCTCAGGCGTCTACGCCTCCGACCTGAAAGCCGCCAGCCCTTCCGCCTGA
- the guaA gene encoding glutamine-hydrolyzing GMP synthase, producing MQSQPVLVVDFGAQYAQLIARRVREANIYSEVVPHTMAVDEMLAKGPAAIVLSGGPSSVYAEGAPSLDPALLEAGVPVFGMCYGFQAMAQAMGGTVAHTGLSEFGSTPASISDASSTLFNGQPGDQSVWMSHGDSVTEAPAGMRVTASTAGAPVAAFEDDERQLYGVQWHPEVMHSTFGQRVLENFLYRGAKLSGDWTAANVVDELVGAIQDKVGESRVLCALSGGVDSSVAAALVQKAVGDQLTCVFVDHGLLRSGEAEQVEKEFVAATGVDLVVVDAREQFLSALEGVSDPEEKRKIIGREFIRVFEQAARDVVGSRGDSDHPVEFLVQGTLYPDVVESGGGTGAANIKSHHNVGGLPDDLQFKLVEPLRSLFKDEVRQVGLELGVPEAIVWRQPFPGPGLGIRIVGEVTAERLEILRAADAIARHELSAAGLDRDIWQCPVVLLGDVRSVGVQGDGRTYGHPVVLRPVSSEDAMTADWTRVPYEVLAKISTRITNEVREINRVVLDVTSKPPGTIEWE from the coding sequence CTGCAGTCCCAGCCCGTGCTCGTCGTCGACTTCGGCGCGCAGTACGCGCAGCTGATCGCCCGGCGCGTGCGCGAGGCGAACATCTACAGCGAGGTCGTCCCGCACACCATGGCGGTCGACGAGATGCTGGCCAAGGGCCCGGCTGCGATCGTGCTGTCCGGCGGGCCGTCCTCGGTCTACGCCGAGGGTGCGCCGTCGCTCGACCCGGCGCTGCTCGAGGCCGGGGTCCCGGTCTTTGGCATGTGTTACGGCTTCCAGGCGATGGCCCAGGCCATGGGTGGCACGGTCGCCCACACGGGGCTCAGCGAGTTCGGCTCGACGCCGGCCTCGATCTCGGACGCCTCGTCCACGCTCTTCAACGGCCAGCCGGGCGACCAGTCGGTGTGGATGAGCCACGGCGACTCCGTCACCGAGGCGCCCGCGGGCATGCGGGTCACCGCCTCCACCGCGGGTGCGCCCGTCGCCGCGTTCGAGGACGACGAGCGCCAGCTGTATGGCGTGCAGTGGCACCCCGAGGTCATGCACTCGACGTTCGGCCAGCGGGTGCTCGAGAACTTCCTCTACCGCGGGGCCAAGCTCTCCGGCGACTGGACCGCGGCGAATGTCGTGGACGAGCTCGTCGGGGCGATTCAGGACAAGGTGGGGGAGTCGCGGGTCCTGTGCGCGCTCTCCGGTGGTGTCGACTCCTCGGTCGCAGCGGCGCTCGTGCAGAAGGCCGTGGGCGACCAGCTCACCTGTGTCTTCGTCGACCACGGGCTGCTGCGCTCGGGTGAGGCCGAGCAGGTCGAGAAGGAGTTCGTCGCGGCGACCGGGGTCGACCTGGTCGTGGTGGATGCGCGCGAGCAGTTCCTGTCGGCCTTGGAAGGCGTCTCGGACCCCGAGGAGAAGCGCAAGATCATCGGGCGCGAGTTCATCCGCGTCTTCGAGCAGGCGGCGCGCGACGTCGTCGGCTCGCGCGGCGACTCCGACCACCCCGTAGAGTTCCTCGTGCAGGGGACGCTCTACCCCGATGTCGTCGAGTCCGGTGGCGGCACCGGCGCGGCCAACATCAAGTCGCACCACAACGTGGGTGGCCTCCCTGACGACCTGCAGTTCAAGCTCGTCGAGCCGCTGCGCTCGCTGTTCAAGGACGAGGTCCGCCAGGTCGGGCTCGAGCTCGGTGTGCCCGAGGCGATCGTCTGGCGCCAGCCGTTCCCCGGCCCGGGCCTGGGCATCCGCATCGTCGGTGAGGTGACGGCCGAGCGTCTGGAGATCCTCCGGGCGGCGGACGCGATCGCCCGTCACGAGCTGTCGGCTGCCGGCCTCGACCGCGACATCTGGCAGTGCCCGGTGGTGCTGCTCGGCGACGTGCGTTCGGTGGGAGTGCAGGGTGACGGCCGCACGTACGGTCACCCCGTCGTCCTGCGGCCCGTCTCGTCCGAGGACGCCATGACGGCGGACTGGACCCGGGTTCCGTACGAGGTGCTCGCCAAGATCTCCACGCGGATCACGAACGAGGTGCGCGAGATCAACCGCGTCGTGCTCGACGTGACCAGCAAGCCGCCGGGCACCATCGAGTGGGAGTGA
- a CDS encoding DUF3817 domain-containing protein produces the protein MSTEARGIKDPAKTSRALKWFKVMAFAAGAAMFVLIAEMIMKYGFENEALTWWSPVHGFIFMGFVFTVWNLGTIQRWSMGRMAAIVLGACIPFVAFWIERKVAAEVEPALAGSLAP, from the coding sequence ATGTCGACTGAGGCACGCGGCATCAAGGACCCGGCGAAGACCTCGCGGGCGCTGAAGTGGTTCAAGGTCATGGCCTTCGCGGCTGGTGCGGCCATGTTCGTGCTGATCGCCGAGATGATCATGAAGTACGGGTTCGAGAACGAGGCGCTCACCTGGTGGAGCCCCGTGCACGGGTTCATCTTCATGGGCTTCGTGTTCACGGTGTGGAACCTCGGCACGATCCAGCGCTGGTCGATGGGCCGGATGGCCGCGATCGTGCTCGGTGCGTGCATCCCGTTCGTCGCGTTCTGGATCGAGCGGAAGGTGGCCGCGGAGGTGGAGCCGGCGCTCGCCGGTAGCCTTGCCCCGTGA
- a CDS encoding SURF1 family protein: protein MLRTALKPRWLGLFALLVGIVWACAQLGLWQLHVAQDKGLAEALQKAREARPALIDTVVRPHEAFPNPQSNRAVTAIGEYVPADQFIVGPRRLDGKTGYWVVTPLVVEETGARLAVVRGFVTDPAAAGTAPAGKVSVDGSLAPGESPAEAPTGMPAWPQEALGSIDLSILVNRWPGDIYNAFIFAQSERTAAGLGLQPSTGLERVPPPEVVGGLKWRNAAYAFQWWVFGGFAAFMWFRMVRDDAQHEREDEHVD from the coding sequence GTGCTGCGAACCGCCCTGAAGCCCCGATGGTTGGGACTGTTCGCCCTCCTTGTCGGCATCGTCTGGGCGTGCGCCCAGCTCGGCCTGTGGCAGCTGCACGTCGCGCAGGACAAGGGCCTCGCCGAGGCGCTGCAGAAGGCCCGTGAGGCCCGACCCGCCCTCATCGACACCGTGGTCCGCCCGCACGAGGCGTTCCCGAACCCGCAGTCCAACCGCGCCGTCACCGCGATCGGGGAGTACGTCCCGGCCGACCAGTTCATCGTCGGTCCGCGCCGCCTCGACGGTAAGACCGGGTACTGGGTGGTGACGCCGCTGGTGGTCGAGGAGACCGGGGCGCGGCTGGCCGTCGTGCGGGGTTTCGTGACCGACCCGGCCGCTGCAGGTACGGCTCCGGCGGGCAAGGTCTCGGTGGACGGTTCGCTGGCCCCGGGGGAGTCCCCTGCCGAGGCGCCGACCGGGATGCCGGCCTGGCCGCAGGAGGCGCTCGGGTCGATCGACCTGTCGATCCTGGTCAACCGGTGGCCCGGCGACATCTACAACGCGTTCATCTTCGCCCAGTCCGAGAGGACCGCCGCGGGCCTCGGCCTCCAGCCCAGCACGGGCCTGGAACGGGTGCCCCCACCCGAGGTGGTCGGCGGGCTGAAGTGGCGCAACGCGGCATACGCGTTCCAGTGGTGGGTGTTCGGCGGGTTCGCCGCGTTCATGTGGTTCAGGATGGTGCGCGATGATGCTCAGCATGAGCGAGAGGACGAACATGTCGACTGA
- a CDS encoding YncE family protein, producing the protein MSPQVPTRRARLEKKYIRRRVVAATAAVGFLALTSFGVSLAAALLTGDAEATPAATSVAQVTKRAPATAVTPKGTPQAAAPKPSPASPQGEVGRTAAETAMVRTMRLTGDLTPKSVVASPAGVVVAQNMMYRHSVSAFGADGALLATVKDSVDLAKFGIKGHPGTTKGAPVEAAFTADGKHAWVSNYSMYGAGYGPEGLDSCRAGDGTSPSTVYRVDTTTFAIDRVVEVGAVPKYVAVTPDDKTVLVTNWCTWDLSVIDIAKNKEVARIPLGGTYPRGIVVAPDSRTAYVALMGSDRIVKVDLRTKAVTRFAGTGDGPRHIVLSPDAKYLYVTNNGSGTVAKLDRATGRVLATTRVGDQPRSLTISTDGAAIYSVNYESSTVSKLRTSDLEVIGQVATDYHPIGITYEPTRKAVWVACYGGSILVFDDSRRPVT; encoded by the coding sequence GTGTCACCCCAGGTGCCCACGCGTAGAGCCCGTCTGGAGAAGAAGTACATCCGGCGGCGCGTCGTGGCGGCCACAGCCGCTGTCGGCTTCCTCGCGCTGACCTCGTTCGGCGTCAGCCTGGCCGCGGCCCTGCTCACCGGTGACGCCGAGGCGACACCCGCGGCCACCTCGGTGGCGCAGGTGACCAAGCGCGCGCCGGCCACGGCCGTCACGCCCAAGGGCACGCCGCAGGCAGCCGCCCCGAAGCCGAGTCCCGCCTCGCCCCAGGGGGAGGTCGGGCGCACCGCTGCCGAGACCGCCATGGTCCGCACGATGCGCCTCACCGGCGACCTGACCCCCAAGTCGGTCGTCGCCTCACCGGCCGGCGTGGTCGTCGCCCAGAACATGATGTACCGCCACTCCGTCTCCGCGTTCGGCGCCGACGGGGCCCTGCTCGCCACGGTCAAGGATTCGGTCGACCTCGCGAAGTTCGGGATCAAGGGCCACCCGGGCACGACCAAGGGCGCGCCCGTCGAGGCCGCCTTCACCGCCGACGGCAAGCACGCGTGGGTGTCCAACTACTCCATGTATGGCGCGGGGTACGGCCCCGAGGGCCTGGACAGCTGCCGCGCCGGTGACGGGACGTCGCCGAGCACGGTCTACCGCGTCGACACCACGACCTTCGCCATCGACCGGGTGGTCGAGGTCGGCGCGGTGCCGAAGTACGTCGCGGTGACGCCCGACGACAAGACGGTCCTCGTGACCAACTGGTGCACCTGGGACCTGTCGGTCATCGACATCGCCAAGAACAAGGAGGTCGCCCGCATCCCGCTCGGCGGCACCTACCCCCGCGGCATCGTCGTCGCTCCCGACAGCCGGACGGCCTACGTCGCCCTGATGGGGTCCGACCGGATCGTCAAGGTCGACCTGCGCACCAAGGCGGTGACGCGGTTCGCCGGGACGGGTGACGGCCCCCGGCACATCGTCCTCAGCCCCGACGCGAAGTACCTCTACGTCACGAACAACGGCTCCGGCACGGTCGCCAAGCTCGACCGCGCCACAGGCAGGGTGCTGGCCACGACCCGGGTCGGTGACCAGCCGCGCTCGCTGACGATCTCCACCGACGGGGCGGCGATCTACTCGGTCAACTACGAGTCGTCGACGGTGAGCAAGCTGCGCACCAGCGACCTCGAGGTCATCGGGCAGGTCGCGACCGACTACCACCCGATCGGCATCACCTACGAGCCGACGCGCAAGGCCGTGTGGGTCGCCTGCTACGGCGGGAGCATCCTCGTCTTCGACGACTCGAGGCGTCCCGTAACCTGA
- a CDS encoding ABC transporter ATP-binding protein — protein MREIPFPDPGRPDTRSTLRFMVWIGREQWRTQTLGALTGMVWMVSIALIPAALGKGVDEGIVPGDVDGLVKWALALLGLGAIAASTAAARHFFAVHNWLYASYRSAQLTAEGAEKAGPVLTRVMPSGEVVTVFANDVMRLGGLYDALGRFAGAVASYVVVGAILLAASPPLGLLVLAGGPVMLASLALIVRPLQRRQALQREEAGRLTTLGADTVAGLRVLRGIGGEQTFLRRYEDQSQRVRHRGVHVAGIQAALDSAQVLLPGVFVVLVTWLGARMAIAGEISAGQLVAFYGYTAFLTMPLQTAIEIVDRGIRAHIAAGKVLRVLAVTPDHDPHRPARDGAASPDDHADLVDPLSGTVVRGGRLTAIVSARPEESAAVADRLGRHGPGPHQTTWGGTRLDDLAIKDVRRRVVVSEPDPRLFTGVLRDQLLGGAASDDAGGRDVLTDTSDARVLRALEAASATDVLDALPDGLDGLVEERGRSYSGGQRQRLALARALLTDAPVLVLVEPTSAVDAHTEARIAERLADHRRGRTTVVTTVSPLLLGQADEVVLLEDGLVAARGTHRDLLEHAAYRHVVLRTEEDDA, from the coding sequence ATGCGCGAGATCCCCTTCCCCGATCCCGGCCGTCCCGACACCCGCAGCACGTTGCGCTTCATGGTCTGGATCGGTCGCGAGCAGTGGCGCACCCAGACGCTCGGTGCCCTCACCGGGATGGTGTGGATGGTCTCCATCGCCCTGATCCCCGCCGCCCTCGGCAAGGGCGTCGACGAGGGCATCGTCCCCGGCGATGTCGACGGCCTCGTGAAGTGGGCGCTGGCCCTGCTCGGGCTGGGCGCGATCGCCGCCTCGACCGCCGCGGCCCGGCACTTCTTCGCCGTCCACAACTGGCTCTACGCCTCCTACCGCAGCGCCCAGCTCACCGCCGAGGGCGCCGAGAAGGCCGGCCCGGTGCTCACCCGCGTCATGCCGTCGGGCGAGGTCGTGACCGTGTTCGCCAACGACGTGATGCGCCTCGGTGGCCTGTATGACGCGTTGGGCCGGTTCGCAGGCGCCGTCGCCAGCTACGTCGTGGTCGGGGCGATCCTGCTCGCCGCGTCCCCTCCGCTCGGCCTGCTCGTGCTGGCCGGTGGACCGGTCATGCTCGCGAGCCTGGCCCTCATCGTCCGCCCGCTCCAGCGCCGCCAGGCCCTCCAGCGCGAGGAGGCGGGCCGGCTCACGACCCTCGGCGCCGACACCGTCGCCGGGCTGCGCGTGCTGCGCGGCATCGGTGGCGAGCAGACCTTCCTGCGCCGCTACGAGGACCAGTCGCAGCGGGTCCGCCACCGCGGGGTGCACGTCGCCGGCATCCAGGCCGCGCTCGACTCGGCCCAGGTGCTGCTGCCCGGCGTCTTCGTCGTGCTCGTGACCTGGCTCGGTGCCCGCATGGCCATCGCGGGCGAGATCAGTGCGGGGCAGCTCGTCGCGTTCTACGGCTACACCGCGTTCCTCACCATGCCGCTGCAGACCGCCATCGAGATCGTCGACCGCGGCATCCGTGCCCACATCGCCGCGGGCAAGGTGCTGCGGGTGCTGGCCGTCACGCCCGACCACGACCCGCACCGACCGGCCCGGGACGGTGCGGCGTCTCCCGACGACCACGCCGACCTCGTCGACCCGTTGTCCGGCACCGTGGTCCGCGGCGGACGGCTCACCGCGATCGTCTCGGCCAGGCCCGAGGAGTCGGCGGCCGTCGCCGACCGGCTCGGCCGACACGGCCCCGGCCCGCACCAGACCACCTGGGGCGGGACCCGGCTCGACGACCTCGCGATCAAGGACGTCCGCCGCCGCGTCGTCGTCAGCGAGCCCGACCCGCGCCTGTTCACCGGCGTCCTGCGCGACCAGCTGCTCGGCGGCGCGGCCTCCGACGACGCCGGCGGGCGTGACGTCCTCACCGACACCTCCGACGCGAGGGTGCTGCGCGCCCTCGAGGCGGCCAGCGCCACCGACGTCCTCGACGCCCTGCCCGACGGACTCGACGGGCTCGTCGAGGAGCGCGGCCGGTCCTACTCCGGCGGCCAGCGCCAGCGGCTGGCGCTCGCCCGGGCCCTGCTGACCGACGCCCCCGTCCTCGTCCTCGTCGAGCCGACGAGCGCCGTCGACGCCCACACCGAGGCCCGGATCGCCGAACGCCTCGCCGACCACCGTCGCGGCCGCACCACCGTGGTGACGACCGTCAGCCCGCTCCTGCTCGGGCAGGCCGACGAGGTCGTGCTGCTCGAGGAC